A single Gammaproteobacteria bacterium DNA region contains:
- a CDS encoding acyl-CoA thioesterase — protein MKLLHTSHIDVRWGDMDALGHVNNTRYFVYMEQARVEWLAKVGDPVDLATNAGPILANASCTFKKPVVFPARLRIELYPLEIRTRGFNLGYKMFDTKSDELVAEGQSVIVWVDYKSGKPITLPNDIRQALG, from the coding sequence ATGAAATTGTTGCATACCAGTCATATTGATGTTCGCTGGGGTGATATGGATGCCTTAGGCCATGTCAACAACACCCGGTATTTTGTGTACATGGAGCAAGCACGCGTCGAGTGGCTAGCCAAAGTTGGCGATCCTGTTGACCTGGCAACCAACGCTGGCCCCATCCTTGCTAATGCCAGTTGTACCTTCAAAAAGCCTGTGGTCTTCCCGGCCCGGCTGCGGATTGAACTGTATCCCCTTGAAATCAGGACACGAGGATTCAACTTAGGCTATAAAATGTTTGACACTAAAAGCGACGAATTGGTGGCCGAAGGCCAGTCAGTCATTGTCTGGGTCGACTACAAGTCTGGAAAGCCCATAACTCTGCCTAACGATATTCGTCAAGCACTGGGATAA